The following are encoded in a window of Pan troglodytes isolate AG18354 chromosome 4, NHGRI_mPanTro3-v2.0_pri, whole genome shotgun sequence genomic DNA:
- the MFAP3 gene encoding microfibril-associated glycoprotein 3 isoform X1, which translates to MKLHCCLFTLVASIIVPAAFVLEDVDFDQMVSLEANRSSYNASFPSSFELSASSHSDDDVIIAKEGTSVSIECLLTASHYEDVHWHNSKGQQLDGRSRGGKWLVSDNFLNITNVAFDDRGLYTCFVTSPIRASYSVTLRVIFTSGDMSVYYMIVCLIAFTITLILNVTRLCMMSSHLRKTEKAINEFFRTEGAEKLQKAFEIAKRIPIITSAKTLELAKVTQFKTMEFARYIEELARSVPLPPLILNCRAFVEEMFEAVRVDDPDDLGERIKERPALNAQGGIYVINPEMGRSNSPGGDSDDGSLNEQGQEIAVQVSVHLQSETKSIDTESQGSSHFSPPDDIGSTESNCNYKDGAYENCQL; encoded by the exons ATGAAGCTACATTGTTGCTTATTCACTTTAGTGGCAAGTATTATTGTGCCAGCTGCTTTTGTTTTGGAAGATGTGGACTTCGACCAAATGGTTTCACTGGAAGCAAATCGTAGTTCTTACAATGCATCCTTTCCCTCAAGCTTTGAACTCTCAGCAAGTTCCCACTCGGATGATGATGTCATCATAGCCAAAGAGGGAACTAGCGTTTCAATTGAGTGTCTTCTCACAGCCAGTCACTATGAAGATGTCCATTGGCACAATTCAAAAGGACAGCAACTGGATGGCAGAAGCAGAG GTGGAAAGTGGTTGGTTTCTGATAACTTCCTAAACATCACCAATGTAGCTTTTGATGACCGTGGGCTCTATACCTGTTTCGTCACCTCTCCAATTCGTGCCTCCTACTCTGTCACCCTACGTGTTATCTTCACCTCGGGAGACATGAGTGTCTATTACATGATTGTTTGCCTGATTGCCTTTACAATCACACTCATCTTGAATGTCACACGGCTGTGCATGATGAGCAGCCATCTTCGCAAGACTGAGAAGGCCATCAATGAGTTCTTTAGAACTGAAGGGGCTGAGAAACTTCAGAAGGCCTTTGAGATTGCAAAACGTATCCCCATCATTACCTCAGCCAAAACTCTGGAGCTCGCCAAAGTCACACAATTTAAGACCATGGAGTTTGCTCGTTATATTGAAGAACTGGCAAGAAGTGTCCCTCTTCCACCTCTTATTCTAAACTGTCGAGCCTTTGTTGAGGAGATGTTTGAGGCTGTGCGAGTGGATGACCCTGATGACCTGGGTGAAAGAATTAAAGAGAGACCTGCCTTGAATGCTCAAGGTGGCATCTATGTCATTAACCCAGAGATGGGACGGAGTAATTCACCAGGAGGAGATTCAGATGATGGCTCTCTGAATGAACAAGGCCAGGAAATAGCAGTTCAGGTTTCTGTCCACCTTCAGTCAGAAACCAAAAGTATTGATACAGAGTCTCAAGGCAGCAGTCATTTCAGTCCACCTGATGATATAGGATCTACAGAATCTAACTGTAACTACAAAGATGGGGCATATGAAAACTGTCAGCTGTAA
- the MFAP3 gene encoding microfibril-associated glycoprotein 3 isoform X2 → MHPHTAGGKWLVSDNFLNITNVAFDDRGLYTCFVTSPIRASYSVTLRVIFTSGDMSVYYMIVCLIAFTITLILNVTRLCMMSSHLRKTEKAINEFFRTEGAEKLQKAFEIAKRIPIITSAKTLELAKVTQFKTMEFARYIEELARSVPLPPLILNCRAFVEEMFEAVRVDDPDDLGERIKERPALNAQGGIYVINPEMGRSNSPGGDSDDGSLNEQGQEIAVQVSVHLQSETKSIDTESQGSSHFSPPDDIGSTESNCNYKDGAYENCQL, encoded by the exons ATGCATCCCCACACTGCAG GTGGAAAGTGGTTGGTTTCTGATAACTTCCTAAACATCACCAATGTAGCTTTTGATGACCGTGGGCTCTATACCTGTTTCGTCACCTCTCCAATTCGTGCCTCCTACTCTGTCACCCTACGTGTTATCTTCACCTCGGGAGACATGAGTGTCTATTACATGATTGTTTGCCTGATTGCCTTTACAATCACACTCATCTTGAATGTCACACGGCTGTGCATGATGAGCAGCCATCTTCGCAAGACTGAGAAGGCCATCAATGAGTTCTTTAGAACTGAAGGGGCTGAGAAACTTCAGAAGGCCTTTGAGATTGCAAAACGTATCCCCATCATTACCTCAGCCAAAACTCTGGAGCTCGCCAAAGTCACACAATTTAAGACCATGGAGTTTGCTCGTTATATTGAAGAACTGGCAAGAAGTGTCCCTCTTCCACCTCTTATTCTAAACTGTCGAGCCTTTGTTGAGGAGATGTTTGAGGCTGTGCGAGTGGATGACCCTGATGACCTGGGTGAAAGAATTAAAGAGAGACCTGCCTTGAATGCTCAAGGTGGCATCTATGTCATTAACCCAGAGATGGGACGGAGTAATTCACCAGGAGGAGATTCAGATGATGGCTCTCTGAATGAACAAGGCCAGGAAATAGCAGTTCAGGTTTCTGTCCACCTTCAGTCAGAAACCAAAAGTATTGATACAGAGTCTCAAGGCAGCAGTCATTTCAGTCCACCTGATGATATAGGATCTACAGAATCTAACTGTAACTACAAAGATGGGGCATATGAAAACTGTCAGCTGTAA